From one Hirundo rustica isolate bHirRus1 chromosome 8, bHirRus1.pri.v3, whole genome shotgun sequence genomic stretch:
- the TEX36 gene encoding testis-expressed protein 36: MSENGAKKPSIQHGADWFVHEGEQGELESTTSASLRHVLDTAAALGTEYRQPLEYKARVEKAGNNHFPFSSHDNRHEICNAVEYFDLGMGVRKLDPERQKQNSHNFLEWASAPGDGGSNDLLTVYQTSFVADQAAGNEGCCARRYPKHHTQKQCTAQKPCCCGKPAPGEDKALQLYKPS; this comes from the exons ATGTCTGAGAACGGGGCTAAGAAGCCCAGCATCCAGCACGGCGCCGACTGG TTTGTTCATGAAGGGGAGCAGGGCGAGCTGGAATCAACAACAAGCGCTTCACTAAGGCATGTACTGGACACGGCAGCCGCTCTGGGTACGGAATATAGACAGCCGCTGGAATACAAAGCTCGGGTGGAG aaagcaGGAAACAACCATTTCCCATTCTCTTCTCATGACAACAGGCACGAGATATGCAATGCAGTCGAGTATTTTGACTTG ggCATGGGCGTGAGGAAGCTGGATCCAGAGAGGCAGAAACAGAACTCCCATAACTTCCTCGAGTGGGCCAGTGCGCCAGGCGATGGCGGGAGCAATGACCTGTTAACCGTTTACCAGACCTCGTTTGTGGCGGATCAGGCCGCAGGGAACGAGGGCTGCTGTGCCCGGCGCTATCCCAAACACCACACCCAGAAACAGTGCACCGCCCAAAAACCGTGCTGCTGCGGCAAACCTGCTCCTGGCGAAGACAAAGCCCTGCAGCTGTACAAGCCATCCTAA
- the EDRF1 gene encoding erythroid differentiation-related factor 1 isoform X1 yields the protein MEEPCAAGAAAPLRGDSEEPKQGSVLFLGGNEVKSSAVVKYSSAPPQAAFARLQEKTDLKLPPANWLRESAKLGPAGTSILGNSKKSKPFSSFGMAYDFIDSVGNDVDVVSDSENIKKLLKIPYSKSHVSMAVHRIGRTLLLDELDIQELFMRSSQTGDWTWLKEFYQRLIDQKWQRKKKSKEHWYQKAILSKFLYYSINGDGAAQPVPSTSKQHQEGPVAGEGDEAGRASWPAPFEMPSSLSEDPGASNQGNVPLEPSYLVGQVASAPREQNLTPLFNDGENSQGLKNDFVRNILWTFEDIHMLVGSNMPIFGGGRYPAVSLRLRDNNKPINVLTGIDYWLDNLICNVPELVMCFHVNGIVQKYEMIKTEDIPNLENSNFSTKVIKDIAQNILSFLKSNCTKEGHTYWLFKASGSDIVKLYDLTTLCEETEDKYQNPFTMPVAILLYKVACNMMLKKNQNKKHYGTIRTLLLNCLKLLDNGRHPQIIASANYMLSELFQLDEPKKEDSADFPINGNSDESYSEEEEEMPDSDENGSYSNSSDPPDDNKAVAIIKSVGELSVPEKYKSVHRIRPSCAFPVCHGTEERCRLVLNHVLEGLKSVDSSVKRESDLPAADPSTPIPLKYEDESTSSGPESLEKQMALFLDKMGSFQKGKHCSQSGMIPGSWQYKMKLQLILKSSRAYYVLSDAAMILQKYGRALRYIKLALQCHDTYCCLCGSMLPEVLVFLCQCLTLCGDIQLMLAQNANNRAAYLEEYNYQTKEDQEILHSLHRESRCQVFAWATDLSTDLEYQLSVSCKCYEAAYEILLFSNLKSQNPEQHIQVLKRMGNIRNEIGVFYMNQAAAVQTERVVSKNVSTTEQQLWKKSFSCFEEGIQNFESIDDATNAALLLCNTGRLMRICAQAHCAAEGDFKREFSPEEALYYNKAIDYYLKALRSLGKRDVHPAVWDSVNWELSTTYFTMATLQQDYAPLSRKAQEQIEKEVSEAMMKSLKYCDVDTVSERQPLCQYRAATIHHRLASMYHSCLRNQVGDEHLRKQHRVLADLHYSKAVRLFQLLKDAPCEFLRVQLERVAFAEFQMASQNSSAGKLKTLSGALDIMTKTKGAFQLIRKELVAETEQISKDKSPAESVSGNDSSAGLNKEEVLKLLGIFESRMSFLLLQSIKLLTSSKKKIGGSNEEEAVLKTNKQVYSLLLRATANKGPSLLERTELMLSLLEQLAPGSEGGSGPQ from the exons ATGGAGGAGCCCTGCGCCGCGGGCGCCGCTGCCCCGCTGAGGGGAGACTCCGAGGAGCCCAAGCAG GGGTCGGTGCTGTTCCTCGGAGGCAATGAGGTGAAGAGCAGTGCTGTGGTGAAATactcctcagcccctcctcaaGCAGCCTTTGCCCGTCTGCAGGAGAAAACAGACCTGAAGCTGCCTCCTGCCAACTGGTTACGGGAAAGTGCCAAGCTGGGACCAGCAGGGACAAGCATTCTGggcaacagcaaaaaaagtaaACCCTTCTCAAG ctttgGGATGGCCTATGACTTCATTGACTCCGTTGGAAATGATGTGGATGTAGTATCTGATTCAGAG AACATCAAAAAACTCCTGAAGATCCCTTACAGCAAGTCCCACGTGAGCATGGCAGTGCACAGAATTGGGAGGACGCTCCTGCTGGACGAGCTGGATATCCAGGAGCTTTTCATGAGATCGTCTCAG ACAGGGGACTGGACATGGCTGAAAGAGTTTTATCAAAGGCTGATTGATCAGAAgtggcaaagaaaaaagaaaagtaaagaacACTGGTACCAGAAGGCAATACTTTCTAAATTTTTGTATTACAG CATTAATGGAgatggagctgctcagcctgttCCTTCCACTTCCAAGCAGCACCAGGAGGGTCCTGTTGCAGGTGAGGGTGATGAAGCAGGAAGGGCCTCCTGGCCAGCTCCTTTTGAAATGCCTTCCTCGCTATCTGAAGATCCAGGTGCCTCTAACCAG GGAAATGTGCCTCTTGAACCCTCATATCTAGTGGGGCAGGTGGCCTCAGCCCCCAGAGAACAAAACCTGACTCCTTTGTTCAATGACGGGGAGAACAGTCAG GGACTTAAAAATGACTTTGTGCGTAATATCCTGTGGACCTTTGAAGACATCCACATGTTGGTGGGATCAAATATGCCAATATTTGGAGGTGGGAGATACCCTGCTGTGAGCCTGCGTCTCAG gGATAACAACAAGCCAATAAATGTGCTAACAGGGATTGACTATTGGTTGGACAACTTAATATGCAACGTACCAGAGCTTGTGATGTGCTTTCATGTCAATGGAATTGTTCAG AAATATGAAATGATCAAGACTGAAGATATTCCCAATTTGGAAAACTCTAATTTTTCTACCAAAGTGATAAAAGATATTGCTCAAAATATCTTATCTTTCCTGAAATCAAATTGCACCAAAGAAGGACACACCTATTGGCTGTTTAAAG CAAGTGGGAGTGACATAGTGAAGCTGTATGACCTCACCACTCTTTGTGAAGAGACGGAGGACAAATACCAAAACCCTTTTACAATGCCAGTGGCAATTCTGCTGTACAA AGTTGCTTGCAATATGATGCTGAAGAAAAACCAGAACAAGAAACACTATGGCACAATCAGAACCTTGCTCCTGAACTGTCTGAAGCTGTTGGACAATGGCAGACATCCTCAA ATTATTGCATCAGCAAACTACATGTTATCAGAGCTTTTTCAGCTGGATGAACCTAAAAAAGAAGACAGTGCAGACTTCCCTATAAATGGAAATTCTGACGAAAGCTACagcgaggaagaggaggagatgcCAGACAGTGACGAAAACGGTTCTTACAGCAACAGTTCTGATCCCCCAGATGACAATAAAGCAGTGGCAATAATCAAATCTGTTGGGGAGCTGTCAGTACCAGAAAAGTACAAGTCTGTGCATCGAATACGT CCCAGCTGTGCTTTCCCTGTCTGCCATGGCACCGAGGAGCGCTGCAGGCTGGTGCTCAACCACGTCCTGGAG GGTTTGAAGTCTGTTGACAGTAGTGTTAAAAGAGAGAGTGATCTTCCTGCAGCTGACCCCAGCACTCCAATCCCCTTGAAATATGAGGATGAATCCACCAGTAGTGGTCCTGAGTCTCTGGAAAAACAGATGGCCTTATTTCTAGACAAAA TGGGCTCCTTCCAGAAGGGGAAGCATTGCAGTCAGTCAGGAATGATTCCTGGATCGTGGCAATACAAAATGAAACTCCAGCTCATCCTGAAATCATCCAGAGCTTACTATGTCCTGTCTGATGCTGCCATGATCCTGCAGAAATACGGGCGAGCGCTGCGATACATCAAGCTGGCCTTGCAGTGCCACG aTACCTACTGCTGTCTGTGTGGCAGCATGCTGCCCGAGGTGCTGGTGTTCCTGTGTCAGTGCTTAACCCTTTGTGGAGATATCCAGTTAATGCTGGCACAGAATGCAAACAACAGAGCAGCTTACCTTGAGGAATATAACTACCAGACTAAAGAAGATCAGGAGATATTACACAGCCTTCACAGAGAATCCAGGTGCCAAG tgtttGCCTGGGCTACAGATTTATCCACAGACTTGGAATACCAGCTTTCTGTCAGCTGTAAATGCTACGAAGCAGCTTATGAAATCCTGCTCTTCAGTAACttaaaaagccaaaacccaGAGCAGCACATCCAGGTGCTCAAGAGGATGGGCAACATCAGGAATGAGATTGGAGTGTTCTACATGAaccaggcagctgcagtgcagaCTGAGAGAGTGG TGAGTAAAAACGTCTCgaccacagagcagcagctctggaagaaAAGTTTCTCCTGCTTTGAAGAAGGAATTCAGAATTTTGAGTCCATTGATGATGCCACCaatgctgccctgctgctgtgcaacACGGGGAGGCTGATGAGGATCTGTGCCCAGGCCCACTGTGCAGCTGAAGGGGACTTCAAGAGGGAATTTTCCCCAGAAGAGGCCCTTTATTACAATAAG GCTATTGACTACTACCTGAAGGCATTGAGGTCTCTGGGGAAGAGGGATGTGCATCCAGCTGTTTGGGATTCTGTGAACTGGGAGCTGTCTACGACGTATTTCACCATGGCAACTCTGCAGCAGGATTATGCTCCCTTATCCAGAAAGGCTCAGGAACAG ATAGAGAAGGAAGTCAGTGAGGCCATGATGAAGTCCCTGAAGTACTGTGATGTTGATACAGTGTCTGAACGACAGCCCCTGTGCCAGTACCGAGCTGCCACCATCCACCACAGGCTGGCTTCCATGTACCACAGCTGCCTCAGGAACCAG GTTGGTGATGAACACCTGAGGAAGCAGCACCGTGTCCTTGCTGATCTCCACTACAGCAAAGCAGTGCGGCTCTTCCAGCTCCTGAAGGATGCTCCCTGCGAGTTCCTGCgtgtgcagctggagagagTGGCCTTTGCAGAGTTCCAGATGGCCA gtcagaacagcagtgctgggaaattAAAGACTCTGTCTGGGGCCCTTGATATCATGACCAAAACCAAAGGTGCATTTCAGCTCATCAGGAAGGAGCTTGTGGCAGAAACTGAACAG ATCAGCAAGGATAAAAGTCCTGCTGAGAGCGTGTCAGGGAAcgattcctctgcaggccttAACAAAGAGGAAGTCTTGAAACTGCTcgggatttttgagtccaggatgtctttccttctcctccaaTCCATTAAATTGTTAACgtcaagcaaaaaaaagattGG GGGCAGCAACGAGGAAGAAGCAGTTCTGAAAACCAACAAGCAGGTTTATTCCCTGCTGCTTCGTGCCACTGCCAACAAGGGGCCGTCGCTGCTGGAGCGCACCGAGCTCATGCTGAGtttgctggagcagctggcGCCCGGCAGCGAAGGCGGCTCGGGGCCGCAGTGA
- the EDRF1 gene encoding erythroid differentiation-related factor 1 isoform X2, with protein MEEPCAAGAAAPLRGDSEEPKQGSVLFLGGNEVKSSAVVKYSSAPPQAAFARLQEKTDLKLPPANWLRESAKLGPAGTSILGNSKKSKPFSSFGMAYDFIDSVGNDVDVVSDSENIKKLLKIPYSKSHVSMAVHRIGRTLLLDELDIQELFMRSSQTGDWTWLKEFYQRLIDQKWQRKKKSKEHWYQKAILSKFLYYSINGDGAAQPVPSTSKQHQEGPVAGEGDEAGRASWPAPFEMPSSLSEDPGASNQGLKNDFVRNILWTFEDIHMLVGSNMPIFGGGRYPAVSLRLRDNNKPINVLTGIDYWLDNLICNVPELVMCFHVNGIVQKYEMIKTEDIPNLENSNFSTKVIKDIAQNILSFLKSNCTKEGHTYWLFKASGSDIVKLYDLTTLCEETEDKYQNPFTMPVAILLYKVACNMMLKKNQNKKHYGTIRTLLLNCLKLLDNGRHPQIIASANYMLSELFQLDEPKKEDSADFPINGNSDESYSEEEEEMPDSDENGSYSNSSDPPDDNKAVAIIKSVGELSVPEKYKSVHRIRPSCAFPVCHGTEERCRLVLNHVLEGLKSVDSSVKRESDLPAADPSTPIPLKYEDESTSSGPESLEKQMALFLDKMGSFQKGKHCSQSGMIPGSWQYKMKLQLILKSSRAYYVLSDAAMILQKYGRALRYIKLALQCHDTYCCLCGSMLPEVLVFLCQCLTLCGDIQLMLAQNANNRAAYLEEYNYQTKEDQEILHSLHRESRCQVFAWATDLSTDLEYQLSVSCKCYEAAYEILLFSNLKSQNPEQHIQVLKRMGNIRNEIGVFYMNQAAAVQTERVVSKNVSTTEQQLWKKSFSCFEEGIQNFESIDDATNAALLLCNTGRLMRICAQAHCAAEGDFKREFSPEEALYYNKAIDYYLKALRSLGKRDVHPAVWDSVNWELSTTYFTMATLQQDYAPLSRKAQEQIEKEVSEAMMKSLKYCDVDTVSERQPLCQYRAATIHHRLASMYHSCLRNQVGDEHLRKQHRVLADLHYSKAVRLFQLLKDAPCEFLRVQLERVAFAEFQMASQNSSAGKLKTLSGALDIMTKTKGAFQLIRKELVAETEQISKDKSPAESVSGNDSSAGLNKEEVLKLLGIFESRMSFLLLQSIKLLTSSKKKIGGSNEEEAVLKTNKQVYSLLLRATANKGPSLLERTELMLSLLEQLAPGSEGGSGPQ; from the exons ATGGAGGAGCCCTGCGCCGCGGGCGCCGCTGCCCCGCTGAGGGGAGACTCCGAGGAGCCCAAGCAG GGGTCGGTGCTGTTCCTCGGAGGCAATGAGGTGAAGAGCAGTGCTGTGGTGAAATactcctcagcccctcctcaaGCAGCCTTTGCCCGTCTGCAGGAGAAAACAGACCTGAAGCTGCCTCCTGCCAACTGGTTACGGGAAAGTGCCAAGCTGGGACCAGCAGGGACAAGCATTCTGggcaacagcaaaaaaagtaaACCCTTCTCAAG ctttgGGATGGCCTATGACTTCATTGACTCCGTTGGAAATGATGTGGATGTAGTATCTGATTCAGAG AACATCAAAAAACTCCTGAAGATCCCTTACAGCAAGTCCCACGTGAGCATGGCAGTGCACAGAATTGGGAGGACGCTCCTGCTGGACGAGCTGGATATCCAGGAGCTTTTCATGAGATCGTCTCAG ACAGGGGACTGGACATGGCTGAAAGAGTTTTATCAAAGGCTGATTGATCAGAAgtggcaaagaaaaaagaaaagtaaagaacACTGGTACCAGAAGGCAATACTTTCTAAATTTTTGTATTACAG CATTAATGGAgatggagctgctcagcctgttCCTTCCACTTCCAAGCAGCACCAGGAGGGTCCTGTTGCAGGTGAGGGTGATGAAGCAGGAAGGGCCTCCTGGCCAGCTCCTTTTGAAATGCCTTCCTCGCTATCTGAAGATCCAGGTGCCTCTAACCAG GGACTTAAAAATGACTTTGTGCGTAATATCCTGTGGACCTTTGAAGACATCCACATGTTGGTGGGATCAAATATGCCAATATTTGGAGGTGGGAGATACCCTGCTGTGAGCCTGCGTCTCAG gGATAACAACAAGCCAATAAATGTGCTAACAGGGATTGACTATTGGTTGGACAACTTAATATGCAACGTACCAGAGCTTGTGATGTGCTTTCATGTCAATGGAATTGTTCAG AAATATGAAATGATCAAGACTGAAGATATTCCCAATTTGGAAAACTCTAATTTTTCTACCAAAGTGATAAAAGATATTGCTCAAAATATCTTATCTTTCCTGAAATCAAATTGCACCAAAGAAGGACACACCTATTGGCTGTTTAAAG CAAGTGGGAGTGACATAGTGAAGCTGTATGACCTCACCACTCTTTGTGAAGAGACGGAGGACAAATACCAAAACCCTTTTACAATGCCAGTGGCAATTCTGCTGTACAA AGTTGCTTGCAATATGATGCTGAAGAAAAACCAGAACAAGAAACACTATGGCACAATCAGAACCTTGCTCCTGAACTGTCTGAAGCTGTTGGACAATGGCAGACATCCTCAA ATTATTGCATCAGCAAACTACATGTTATCAGAGCTTTTTCAGCTGGATGAACCTAAAAAAGAAGACAGTGCAGACTTCCCTATAAATGGAAATTCTGACGAAAGCTACagcgaggaagaggaggagatgcCAGACAGTGACGAAAACGGTTCTTACAGCAACAGTTCTGATCCCCCAGATGACAATAAAGCAGTGGCAATAATCAAATCTGTTGGGGAGCTGTCAGTACCAGAAAAGTACAAGTCTGTGCATCGAATACGT CCCAGCTGTGCTTTCCCTGTCTGCCATGGCACCGAGGAGCGCTGCAGGCTGGTGCTCAACCACGTCCTGGAG GGTTTGAAGTCTGTTGACAGTAGTGTTAAAAGAGAGAGTGATCTTCCTGCAGCTGACCCCAGCACTCCAATCCCCTTGAAATATGAGGATGAATCCACCAGTAGTGGTCCTGAGTCTCTGGAAAAACAGATGGCCTTATTTCTAGACAAAA TGGGCTCCTTCCAGAAGGGGAAGCATTGCAGTCAGTCAGGAATGATTCCTGGATCGTGGCAATACAAAATGAAACTCCAGCTCATCCTGAAATCATCCAGAGCTTACTATGTCCTGTCTGATGCTGCCATGATCCTGCAGAAATACGGGCGAGCGCTGCGATACATCAAGCTGGCCTTGCAGTGCCACG aTACCTACTGCTGTCTGTGTGGCAGCATGCTGCCCGAGGTGCTGGTGTTCCTGTGTCAGTGCTTAACCCTTTGTGGAGATATCCAGTTAATGCTGGCACAGAATGCAAACAACAGAGCAGCTTACCTTGAGGAATATAACTACCAGACTAAAGAAGATCAGGAGATATTACACAGCCTTCACAGAGAATCCAGGTGCCAAG tgtttGCCTGGGCTACAGATTTATCCACAGACTTGGAATACCAGCTTTCTGTCAGCTGTAAATGCTACGAAGCAGCTTATGAAATCCTGCTCTTCAGTAACttaaaaagccaaaacccaGAGCAGCACATCCAGGTGCTCAAGAGGATGGGCAACATCAGGAATGAGATTGGAGTGTTCTACATGAaccaggcagctgcagtgcagaCTGAGAGAGTGG TGAGTAAAAACGTCTCgaccacagagcagcagctctggaagaaAAGTTTCTCCTGCTTTGAAGAAGGAATTCAGAATTTTGAGTCCATTGATGATGCCACCaatgctgccctgctgctgtgcaacACGGGGAGGCTGATGAGGATCTGTGCCCAGGCCCACTGTGCAGCTGAAGGGGACTTCAAGAGGGAATTTTCCCCAGAAGAGGCCCTTTATTACAATAAG GCTATTGACTACTACCTGAAGGCATTGAGGTCTCTGGGGAAGAGGGATGTGCATCCAGCTGTTTGGGATTCTGTGAACTGGGAGCTGTCTACGACGTATTTCACCATGGCAACTCTGCAGCAGGATTATGCTCCCTTATCCAGAAAGGCTCAGGAACAG ATAGAGAAGGAAGTCAGTGAGGCCATGATGAAGTCCCTGAAGTACTGTGATGTTGATACAGTGTCTGAACGACAGCCCCTGTGCCAGTACCGAGCTGCCACCATCCACCACAGGCTGGCTTCCATGTACCACAGCTGCCTCAGGAACCAG GTTGGTGATGAACACCTGAGGAAGCAGCACCGTGTCCTTGCTGATCTCCACTACAGCAAAGCAGTGCGGCTCTTCCAGCTCCTGAAGGATGCTCCCTGCGAGTTCCTGCgtgtgcagctggagagagTGGCCTTTGCAGAGTTCCAGATGGCCA gtcagaacagcagtgctgggaaattAAAGACTCTGTCTGGGGCCCTTGATATCATGACCAAAACCAAAGGTGCATTTCAGCTCATCAGGAAGGAGCTTGTGGCAGAAACTGAACAG ATCAGCAAGGATAAAAGTCCTGCTGAGAGCGTGTCAGGGAAcgattcctctgcaggccttAACAAAGAGGAAGTCTTGAAACTGCTcgggatttttgagtccaggatgtctttccttctcctccaaTCCATTAAATTGTTAACgtcaagcaaaaaaaagattGG GGGCAGCAACGAGGAAGAAGCAGTTCTGAAAACCAACAAGCAGGTTTATTCCCTGCTGCTTCGTGCCACTGCCAACAAGGGGCCGTCGCTGCTGGAGCGCACCGAGCTCATGCTGAGtttgctggagcagctggcGCCCGGCAGCGAAGGCGGCTCGGGGCCGCAGTGA